From the Desulfosarcina sp. BuS5 genome, one window contains:
- a CDS encoding type II toxin-antitoxin system YafQ family toxin — MNLHYTTQFKKDYKRIKKQNKNLAKLRTVIEKLVTGQLLEPKYKDHQLSGNWKGHRDCYIEPDWIFIYRITADDLHLERTGSHSELFKK; from the coding sequence TTGAACCTACATTACACAACTCAATTTAAAAAAGACTATAAAAGGATCAAAAAACAAAATAAAAATCTTGCTAAATTAAGGACTGTCATCGAAAAATTGGTTACAGGTCAATTGTTGGAACCAAAGTATAAAGATCACCAATTATCTGGAAACTGGAAAGGCCACCGCGATTGCTACATTGAACCAGACTGGATCTTCATCTATCGAATCACAGCCGATGATTTGCATTTAGAAAGAACTGGTTCCCATTCTGAGCTATTCAAAAAGTAA
- a CDS encoding type II toxin-antitoxin system RelB/DinJ family antitoxin: MAKTAIIQTRVDPEIKQNAKMILKTLNISMSEAISMYLSQITLHKGIPFEIKIPNEVTAKTLRDAENGNELHKVDSVDELFQELDS, translated from the coding sequence ATGGCAAAAACAGCAATAATTCAAACCCGTGTAGATCCCGAGATAAAACAAAATGCCAAAATGATATTGAAAACATTAAATATATCAATGTCAGAGGCTATCTCAATGTACCTTTCACAAATAACGTTACATAAAGGAATTCCTTTTGAAATAAAGATTCCGAATGAGGTTACAGCTAAAACACTTAGAGACGCTGAAAATGGGAATGAACTTCATAAAGTTGACTCTGTTGATGAATTATTTCAGGAGCTTGATAGTTGA
- a CDS encoding reverse transcriptase domain-containing protein: MGDTQRLQTISTKNREIARTVACNSRPIEWGQPPVLTGGSSLIKIELLAQNNHELVFTSVVHRIDFDLLKQSFRKIRKSESAGVDKVTAKEYAENLDQNLYNLYERLRRGQYVASPVKRIWIDKEGGEKRPIGIPVLEDKIVQKAAAAILNVIFDRNFYNFSHAFRKGRSQHMAIKDLREQCLKQNISWIVSADITGLFDNINHELLKDMIRRRVSDGGMIRLIGKWLNAGVMEEGNLTYSETGTPQGGVISPVLSNIFLHSVVSG, from the coding sequence ATGGGAGATACACAGAGGTTACAAACCATATCAACAAAAAACCGAGAAATTGCAAGAACGGTCGCTTGCAATTCCAGACCGATAGAATGGGGACAACCACCGGTGTTAACAGGTGGGTCATCCCTTATCAAAATCGAGCTACTTGCTCAAAATAATCATGAACTGGTATTTACATCAGTAGTCCATCGGATAGACTTTGATTTACTGAAACAATCCTTTCGTAAAATTCGGAAAAGCGAATCTGCAGGAGTGGACAAGGTTACGGCAAAGGAGTATGCCGAAAATCTTGATCAAAACCTCTATAATCTGTATGAACGACTGCGGAGAGGACAGTACGTTGCGTCTCCTGTAAAGCGTATCTGGATAGACAAGGAAGGAGGGGAAAAGCGTCCAATTGGCATACCTGTACTTGAGGATAAAATTGTCCAGAAAGCAGCAGCAGCCATATTGAATGTCATATTTGACAGGAATTTTTACAATTTTTCCCATGCATTCAGAAAAGGTCGGAGCCAACACATGGCAATCAAAGATTTACGTGAGCAATGCTTGAAGCAGAATATCAGCTGGATAGTAAGCGCAGATATTACAGGACTATTTGACAATATTAATCACGAGTTACTTAAAGACATGATACGTCGGAGAGTAAGTGACGGCGGAATGATTCGCCTGATAGGGAAGTGGTTGAATGCAGGCGTAATGGAGGAAGGCAACCTGACGTACTCTGAAACGGGCACTCCACAGGGAGGAGTAATTTCCCCTGTGCTCAGTAATATCTTTCTTCATTCAGTAGTGTCCGGTTAG
- a CDS encoding IS4 family transposase, which translates to MDIFNIPKKNFNPQSHARFLKPLQKIFPDTPQLKSRGHRPLKMTFEDQLHALIFFHLQEHESARDLIQHLKEDDFAKECVAPDGGISRSSFSEIINSRGLEQLEYVFQALCSQAQNALPSNYSDLGELVSIDGSLIDAVLSMYWADYRKGAKKAKGHFGFDVNRKIPIKIHLTNGNGAERPFVRSILTKGQTGIMDRGYQSHKDFDLLQDEKKHFVCRIKAKTTRTIIKEQPVDPDSYIFYDAVVLLGTPGVNQTRKPVRLVGYKIAGVKYFVATDRYDLTAEQVATVYKLRWDIETFFKWWKKHLKVYHLIAHSRYGLMVQILAGLITYLLMAIYCHEQFNEPVSIKRIRQLRNTIQNELRTDEKNVWSNNLIIKEQMLYAKT; encoded by the coding sequence ATGGACATATTCAATATCCCAAAAAAGAATTTTAATCCCCAATCTCATGCTCGATTTCTCAAACCTTTGCAAAAGATTTTTCCTGACACGCCACAGCTTAAATCCCGAGGTCACAGGCCATTGAAAATGACTTTTGAAGATCAGCTTCACGCACTGATATTTTTCCATCTACAAGAACATGAATCAGCTCGTGATCTTATTCAACACCTTAAAGAAGACGATTTTGCCAAAGAATGTGTCGCTCCAGATGGAGGGATCAGTCGTAGCAGTTTTTCCGAAATTATCAATTCTCGAGGGCTTGAACAGCTTGAATATGTTTTTCAAGCTCTTTGCAGCCAGGCACAAAATGCTTTACCATCAAATTATTCAGATCTCGGTGAACTCGTTTCCATTGATGGATCTTTAATTGATGCAGTTCTGTCCATGTACTGGGCTGATTACAGAAAAGGCGCTAAAAAAGCAAAAGGCCATTTCGGCTTTGATGTCAATCGCAAGATTCCTATAAAAATTCATCTGACAAATGGAAATGGCGCTGAACGCCCCTTTGTCAGGTCTATCCTTACAAAAGGCCAAACAGGAATCATGGATCGGGGGTATCAATCACATAAGGATTTTGATCTTCTTCAGGATGAAAAAAAACATTTTGTTTGCCGCATCAAAGCGAAAACAACAAGAACTATTATCAAAGAGCAGCCTGTTGATCCCGACAGCTATATTTTTTATGATGCTGTGGTTCTTCTTGGCACTCCTGGGGTAAACCAGACCAGAAAGCCGGTTCGACTGGTTGGTTATAAAATTGCCGGTGTCAAATATTTTGTGGCAACTGATCGTTATGACCTTACAGCCGAGCAGGTTGCAACCGTTTATAAGCTTAGATGGGATATCGAAACTTTTTTCAAATGGTGGAAGAAACATTTAAAAGTGTACCACTTGATTGCTCACAGTAGATATGGCCTGATGGTTCAAATCCTTGCGGGGTTAATAACCTACCTGCTTATGGCCATATACTGCCATGAACAGTTTAATGAACCTGTATCAATAAAGAGGATTCGTCAGCTTAGAAATACCATCCAGAACGAATTACGTACTGACGAAAAAAACGTATGGTCTAATAATCTGATTATCAAAGAGCAAATGCTATATGCAAAAACTTAA
- a CDS encoding reverse transcriptase domain-containing protein, whose translation MKEVIPRMKGRCSIIRWADDFILGFEYEKDALRVMDVLPRRFEQFELSLHPEKTKLIRFSKRISGKGNGTFDFLGFTFYWSKSLKGYMVIKKKTARKRSSRFMKRIWIWCKDNRHKPMAEQYEILCSKLRGFYQYFGVISNYKVLEVVFEYTEKAWRRWLSRRSHKGEVMFEDLRTTYPLPLPRIVHNI comes from the coding sequence GTGAAAGAAGTGATCCCCCGGATGAAAGGGAGATGCTCCATCATACGCTGGGCGGATGATTTCATCCTCGGGTTCGAGTATGAAAAAGACGCATTGCGTGTCATGGATGTATTACCCAGGCGGTTCGAACAGTTCGAGCTGTCACTTCACCCGGAAAAGACAAAACTGATTCGATTTTCCAAACGCATTAGCGGAAAGGGAAACGGGACGTTTGATTTTTTAGGGTTTACATTTTACTGGTCAAAATCATTAAAAGGGTACATGGTAATAAAGAAAAAGACGGCAAGAAAGCGTTCAAGCCGTTTTATGAAGAGAATATGGATATGGTGCAAGGATAACCGTCATAAGCCAATGGCCGAGCAGTATGAGATTCTTTGCAGTAAACTGCGAGGTTTTTACCAGTACTTTGGAGTAATAAGTAACTACAAAGTGCTGGAAGTTGTGTTTGAATATACTGAGAAAGCATGGCGTCGATGGTTAAGCCGAAGAAGTCACAAGGGCGAAGTAATGTTCGAGGACTTGCGCACAACATACCCACTGCCATTACCCAGAATAGTCCATAATATTTGA
- a CDS encoding IS4 family transposase, which translates to MDIFNIPKKNFNPQSHARFLKPLQKIFPDTPQLKSRGHRPLKMTFEDQLHALIFFHLQEHESARDLIQHLKEDDFAKECVAPDGGISRSSFSEIINSRGLEQLEYVFQALCSQAQNALPSNYSDLGELVSIDGSLIDAVLSMYWADYRKGAKKAKGHFGFDVNRKIPIKIHLTNGNGAERPFVRSILTKGQTGIMDRGYQSHKDFDLLQDEKKHFVCRIKAKTTRTIIKEQPVDPDSYIFYDAVVLLGTPGVNQTRKPVRLVGYKIAGVKYFVATDRYDLTAEQVATVYKLRWDIETFFKWWKKHLKVYHLIAHSRYGLMVQILAGLITYLLMAIYCHEQFNEPVSIKRIRQLRNTIQNELRTDEKNVWSNNLIIKEQMLYAKT; encoded by the coding sequence ATGGACATATTCAATATCCCAAAAAAGAATTTTAATCCCCAATCTCATGCTCGATTTCTCAAACCTTTGCAAAAGATTTTTCCTGACACGCCACAGCTTAAATCCCGAGGTCACAGGCCATTGAAAATGACTTTTGAAGATCAGCTTCACGCACTGATATTTTTCCATCTACAAGAACATGAATCAGCTCGTGATCTTATTCAACACCTTAAAGAAGACGATTTTGCCAAAGAATGTGTCGCTCCAGATGGAGGGATCAGTCGTAGCAGTTTTTCCGAAATTATCAATTCTCGAGGGCTTGAACAGCTTGAATATGTTTTTCAAGCTCTTTGCAGCCAGGCACAAAATGCTTTACCATCAAATTATTCAGATCTCGGTGAACTCGTTTCCATTGATGGATCTTTAATTGATGCAGTTCTGTCCATGTACTGGGCTGATTACAGAAAAGGCGCTAAAAAAGCAAAAGGCCATTTCGGCTTTGATGTCAATCGCAAGATTCCTATAAAAATTCATCTGACAAATGGAAATGGCGCTGAACGCCCCTTTGTCAGGTCTATCCTTACAAAAGGCCAAACAGGAATCATGGATCGGGGGTATCAATCACATAAGGATTTTGATCTTCTTCAGGATGAAAAAAAACATTTTGTTTGCCGCATCAAAGCGAAAACAACAAGAACTATTATCAAAGAGCAGCCTGTTGATCCCGACAGCTATATTTTTTATGATGCTGTGGTTCTTCTTGGCACTCCTGGGGTAAACCAGACCAGAAAGCCGGTTCGACTGGTTGGTTATAAAATTGCCGGTGTCAAATATTTTGTGGCAACTGATCGTTATGATCTTACAGCCGAGCAGGTTGCAACCGTTTATAAGCTTAGATGGGATATCGAAACTTTTTTCAAATGGTGGAAGAAACATTTAAAAGTGTACCACTTGATTGCTCACAGTAGATATGGCCTGATGGTTCAAATCCTTGCGGGGTTAATAACCTACCTGCTTATGGCCATATACTGCCATGAACAGTTTAATGAACCTGTATCAATAAAGAGGATTCGTCAGCTTAGAAATACCATCCAGAACGAATTACGTACTGACGAAAAAAACGTATGGTCTAATAATCTGATTATCAAAGAGCAAATGCTATATGCAAAAACTTAA
- a CDS encoding diguanylate cyclase: MNIFLIFLSHITCKNLTGHYCDGVQFHITSLKPIRPQNKPIAREKQFLRKFEQGVKEKGVFIQKGGKIYYFYMGPLITKKACLKCHAGQGYKEGDIRGGISVTVPFVMNIPLLPLLIGHISIAFIGILGIIIAEKKITQAYETIQKQAVIDALTGIPNRRSFSETLLKEIGRSHRNQNPLSVIMCDIDNFKIYNDTYGHIKGDMCLQKVAQAIKACIKRSSDFCARYGGEEFVVLLPNTPLDDAIFVAEMIRSDIEKMKILSKNSLPAGIVTLSLGVSSTEGNTVFEPETIIKNADTALYKAKEQGRNQVQSFREIT; the protein is encoded by the coding sequence ATGAACATTTTTCTAATTTTTTTATCCCATATAACATGCAAAAACCTAACCGGACACTACTGTGATGGCGTACAATTTCATATTACCAGTCTCAAGCCTATTCGTCCGCAAAACAAGCCGATTGCAAGAGAAAAACAATTTTTAAGAAAATTTGAACAAGGTGTAAAAGAAAAAGGAGTGTTTATCCAAAAAGGAGGGAAAATATACTATTTTTATATGGGTCCTTTAATAACTAAAAAGGCTTGTTTGAAATGTCATGCCGGGCAGGGATACAAGGAAGGGGATATCAGAGGTGGTATCAGTGTAACAGTACCTTTCGTTATGAACATCCCACTCTTACCTCTGTTGATTGGGCATATTTCCATAGCTTTTATAGGTATACTGGGCATCATCATTGCGGAAAAAAAAATAACTCAAGCTTATGAAACAATACAAAAACAGGCTGTAATTGATGCTTTGACAGGGATTCCGAATCGTAGAAGTTTTTCTGAAACTTTATTAAAAGAAATTGGGCGCAGCCATAGAAATCAGAACCCCTTATCCGTTATAATGTGCGATATAGATAATTTTAAAATTTATAATGATACTTATGGTCATATCAAAGGAGACATGTGTTTACAAAAAGTAGCTCAAGCGATAAAAGCATGTATCAAAAGATCCAGTGATTTCTGTGCTCGCTATGGCGGTGAAGAATTTGTTGTTTTACTGCCCAACACACCTCTTGATGACGCAATTTTTGTTGCGGAGATGATACGGTCAGATATTGAAAAAATGAAAATTTTGAGCAAGAATTCCTTGCCGGCAGGAATTGTAACCTTGAGCCTGGGTGTATCAAGCACGGAAGGGAACACCGTGTTTGAGCCTGAAACTATAATCAAGAATGCTGATACGGCACTGTACAAGGCCAAAGAACAAGGTCGAAATCAAGTCCAATCTTTTAGAGAAATTACATGA
- a CDS encoding IS3 family transposase (programmed frameshift): protein MGKIRKNYSASFKAKVALETVKKEKTISQLSSEYGVHSNQINQWRKRLLEELPDIFSKKRQKKEKDAEEFQAELYQQIGQLKVELDWLKKKLTFSIDIKRQYIEPNHSLIPVMRQCDLLGINRSTYYYQSCKDESYNLALMRLIDEEYTRYPFYGVEKMTAVLKRQGHTVNPKRIRRLMRLMGLEAIYPKPNLSKASKEHKIYPYLLRGVSIEQVDQVWSTDITYIRLNSGFIYLVAVIDWFSRYVLSYEFSTTLDKDFCIKALQGALKIAKPKIFNTDQGSQFTSDAFTGVLKKADVKISMDGRGRALDNIFVERLWRTVKYERVYLHNYETVREAIQNIGEYFGFYNNERLHQSLDYQTPAEIYFKTFPG, encoded by the exons ATGGGTAAAATTCGAAAAAATTACAGTGCATCATTCAAAGCTAAAGTAGCGCTTGAAACGGTTAAAAAGGAAAAGACGATTTCTCAACTATCTAGTGAATATGGAGTTCATTCAAATCAAATAAATCAATGGCGAAAGCGTCTATTAGAAGAATTGCCCGATATATTTTCAAAAAAGCGTCAAAAAAAAGAAAAAGACGCTGAAGAATTCCAGGCGGAGCTTTACCAGCAAATCGGCCAATTAAAGGTCGAATTGGACTGGCTAAAAAAAAAA CTAACCTTCTCAATTGATATAAAGCGTCAATACATTGAGCCGAATCATTCTTTGATACCGGTAATGCGCCAGTGTGATCTTTTGGGAATAAACAGATCAACCTATTACTATCAATCCTGCAAAGATGAGAGCTATAACCTGGCTCTCATGCGATTGATAGACGAAGAATATACCCGATATCCGTTCTACGGTGTTGAAAAAATGACGGCCGTATTAAAGCGACAAGGGCACACTGTTAATCCTAAACGAATAAGACGTTTGATGCGGCTTATGGGACTTGAAGCTATATATCCAAAACCAAATTTGAGCAAAGCATCAAAAGAGCATAAAATTTATCCATACTTGCTGCGAGGCGTTTCCATTGAGCAAGTTGACCAGGTGTGGTCAACGGATATTACCTATATCCGTTTGAATTCAGGTTTTATCTATCTTGTAGCAGTGATAGACTGGTTTAGTCGGTATGTCCTGAGCTACGAATTTTCAACCACATTGGATAAGGATTTTTGTATAAAAGCCTTACAGGGTGCCTTAAAAATTGCAAAACCTAAGATTTTTAACACGGATCAAGGCAGTCAGTTTACCAGTGATGCCTTTACCGGCGTTTTAAAAAAAGCCGATGTGAAGATCAGCATGGACGGCCGGGGCCGTGCTCTGGATAACATTTTCGTAGAGCGCCTTTGGCGTACCGTGAAATATGAACGTGTTTATCTTCACAATTATGAGACCGTCAGGGAGGCTATTCAAAACATTGGAGAATATTTTGGCTTTTACAATAATGAACGACTCCATCAATCTTTGGATTACCAGACCCCGGCAGAGATATATTTTAAAACTTTTCCAGGGTAA